A genomic window from Cricetulus griseus strain 17A/GY chromosome 4, alternate assembly CriGri-PICRH-1.0, whole genome shotgun sequence includes:
- the Tssk2 gene encoding testis-specific serine/threonine-protein kinase 2 — protein sequence MDDAAVLRKKGYIVGINLGKGSYAKVKSAYSERLKFNVAVKIIDRKKTPTDFVERFLPREMDILATVNHRSIIKTYEIFETSDGRIYIVMELGVQGDLLEFIKCRGALHEDVARKMFRQLSSAVKYCHDLDVVHRDLKCENLLLDKDFNIKLSDFGFSKRCLRDGSGRIVLSKTFCGSAAYAAPEVLQGIPYQPKVYDIWSLGVILYIMVCGSMPYDDSDIKKMLRIQKEHRVDFPRSKNLTGECKDLIYRILQPDVNRRLHIDEILSHSWLQPPKPKAMSSASFKREGEGKYRAECKLDTRAGSRPEHRPDHKLGAKPQHRMLVSPENEDRMEERLAETSRTKDHHISGAEVGKASTS from the coding sequence ATGGACGATGCCGCAGTCCTAAGGAAGAAGGGTTACATCGTAGGAATCAATCTGGGCAAGGGCTCCTATGCAAAAGTCAAATCTGCCTACTCTGAGCGCCTCAAGTTCAATGTGGCGGTCAAGATCATAGACCGCAAGAAAACACCCACTGACTTTGTGGAGAGATTCCTTCCTAGGGAGATGGACATTCTGGCAACCGTCAACCACCGTTCCATCATTAAGACCTACGAGATCTTTGAGACCTCTGATGGACGCATCTACATTGTCATGGAGCTGGGAGTCCAGGGCGATCTCCTCGAGTTCATCAAGTGCCGAGGAGCCCTGCATGAGGACGTGGCACGCAAGATGTTCCGCCAGCTCTCCTCAGCCGTCAAGTACTGCCACGATCTGGATGTCGTCCACCGAGACCTCAAGTGTGAGAACCTTCTGCTTGACAAGGACTTCAACATCAAGCTGTCTGACTTCGGCTTCTCCAAGCGCTGCCTGCGGGACGGGAGCGGACGCATTGTCCTCAGCAAAACCTTCTGTGGGTCAGCGGCTTATGCAGCCCCCGAGGTGCTGCAGGGCATCCCCTACCAGCCCAAGGTGTATGACATCTGGAGCCTGGGTGTGATCCTCTACATCATGGTCTGTGGCTCCATGCCCTATGACGACTCTGACATCAAAAAGATGCTGCGCATCCAGAAAGAGCACCGAGTGGACTTCCCACGCTCCAAGAACCTGACTGGTGAGTGCAAGGACCTCATCTACCGCATCCTACAGCCAGATGTCAACCGGCGGCTACACATTGATGAGATCCTCAGCCACTCATGGCTACAGCCCCCCAAGCCCAAAGCCATGTCTTCTGCCTCCTtcaagagggaaggggaaggcaaGTATCGAGCTGAGTGCAAGTTGGATACTCGAGCAGGCTCAAGACCTGAACACCGGCCTGACCACAAACTGGGGGCCAAACCCCAGCACCGGATGCTGGTATCCCCTGAGAATGAAGACAGGATGGAGGAGAGGCTGGCTGAGACTTCCAGAACTAAAGACCATCACATCTCTGGAGCTGAGGTGGGGAAAGCAAGTACCTCATAG